The proteins below come from a single Zhouia spongiae genomic window:
- a CDS encoding HEPN domain-containing protein, whose amino-acid sequence MMEDLRSKRGQIISRLNNLLELKYIYKTDCFGTFLFVIILKGNCSSLTQELSAMVAKIFQEETDSLFRIFSFEYAEQQLRKGNLFFLHGCRWGKVVFKDSDSELDVFHEYTANEKAVNNIEASFQREYTKIMAFMDGTVFFIEKENYPQAAFMLHQYIELWYRYAALFIMGKERKSHNIKELQTYLNVFAPQLGRLFNTEIEEERILLKLLDDAYVTTRYGNNYHITKEQIDLILKKASVVETVVSKLFYDKLEACEHSENITAVKSSCKPPDDSPPFPTKTYKGLLDQITEELSNRKEHLKPAGYQCNGKPMQKSEFSIGDNDELMFSISCLLKTCVLALEGQETFGLSPLSNSNPKGNVVVALEFIIGLLPRKQMVCLDEISKILSKIDIKEV is encoded by the coding sequence ATGATGGAAGATTTAAGAAGCAAAAGAGGGCAAATAATTAGTAGGTTAAATAACCTATTAGAGCTAAAGTATATCTACAAAACAGACTGTTTTGGAACATTTTTATTTGTCATAATCCTTAAAGGTAACTGTTCGTCTTTAACCCAGGAATTATCTGCCATGGTCGCCAAAATATTCCAGGAAGAAACGGACTCACTGTTCCGCATATTTTCTTTTGAATACGCCGAACAGCAATTGAGGAAAGGGAACTTGTTCTTTTTACATGGGTGTAGGTGGGGTAAGGTGGTCTTTAAAGATTCAGATTCTGAATTGGATGTTTTCCATGAATATACAGCTAATGAAAAAGCAGTAAATAACATAGAAGCTAGCTTTCAAAGGGAATACACTAAAATAATGGCTTTTATGGATGGAACAGTCTTTTTCATTGAAAAGGAAAATTACCCTCAGGCTGCTTTTATGCTTCATCAATATATCGAGTTGTGGTATCGCTATGCAGCACTGTTTATTATGGGCAAGGAGCGTAAGAGTCATAACATTAAAGAACTGCAAACATACCTCAATGTATTTGCTCCTCAACTTGGAAGGCTATTTAATACCGAAATAGAGGAGGAGCGAATACTGTTAAAACTACTCGATGACGCATATGTAACCACTCGTTATGGTAATAATTACCATATCACCAAAGAACAAATTGATCTCATTTTAAAAAAGGCAAGCGTGGTTGAAACTGTTGTAAGTAAGTTATTTTATGATAAACTAGAGGCTTGTGAACATTCTGAAAATATAACAGCAGTAAAGAGTTCATGTAAACCTCCTGATGACAGTCCACCATTTCCAACTAAAACATATAAAGGACTTTTAGATCAAATTACAGAGGAATTATCCAACCGGAAAGAACATTTAAAACCAGCGGGATATCAATGTAATGGTAAACCTATGCAGAAAAGTGAGTTTTCCATAGGCGATAACGACGAATTAATGTTTAGTATTTCGTGCTTATTAAAAACATGTGTACTGGCATTGGAAGGTCAAGAAACTTTTGGATTATCTCCTTTATCAAACTCAAATCCTAAAGGTAATGTTGTGGTTGCTTTAGAGTTTATAATCGGTTTACTCCCTAGGAAGCAGATGGTCTGTCTTGATGAGATCTCAAAAATACTTTCAAAAATAGATATAAAAGAAGTTTAA
- the rhuM gene encoding RhuM family protein: MEKEQEQIIIYEAENGQTQIDVAFKAEMVWLTQAQMITLFDSSKANISEHIKHIIDSGELDEEATVRKFRTVQKEGSRDVARSRLHYNLDMIISVGYRVNSKRGILFRQWANKILKEYLLQGYAVNEKLLQERTQQLQELKNVVQLQEKVISEYPLNTDESTGLIKIIAQYSRALDLLDDYDHQRLSLPEQGSQEVYKISYEEARKAIDELGRQTKFEGLFGREKDDSFKGSLENIYQTFAGEDLYPTIEEKAAHLLYFVVKNHSFSDGNKRIAAYLFVWFLDRNNILFTKYGSKVIPDNALVALTLLIAESNPNEKDMMIKVIVNLISRTSTE, encoded by the coding sequence ATGGAGAAAGAACAAGAACAAATAATTATTTATGAGGCGGAGAATGGCCAAACGCAGATTGATGTAGCGTTTAAAGCGGAAATGGTTTGGCTTACCCAAGCACAAATGATAACGCTCTTCGACTCTAGTAAAGCAAATATTAGTGAACATATTAAACATATTATAGATTCTGGTGAACTAGATGAGGAAGCAACTGTTCGGAAATTCCGAACAGTTCAAAAAGAGGGTAGTCGTGACGTGGCTAGAAGTAGACTTCATTACAATCTTGATATGATTATATCCGTAGGTTACAGAGTTAATTCCAAAAGAGGAATATTGTTTAGGCAATGGGCTAATAAAATTTTAAAAGAGTATTTATTACAAGGTTATGCTGTCAACGAAAAACTTCTTCAGGAAAGAACTCAACAGTTACAGGAACTAAAAAACGTGGTCCAGTTACAAGAAAAAGTAATTTCAGAATATCCGCTTAATACTGACGAGTCGACAGGTCTTATAAAAATCATTGCTCAATATTCCCGGGCGTTAGACCTATTAGATGATTATGATCACCAACGCTTGAGTTTGCCGGAACAGGGGAGCCAGGAGGTGTATAAAATCTCCTACGAAGAAGCCCGAAAAGCTATTGATGAATTAGGGAGACAAACTAAGTTTGAAGGACTCTTTGGAAGGGAAAAAGACGATTCTTTTAAAGGTTCGCTCGAAAACATTTACCAGACATTTGCCGGCGAAGATCTTTATCCAACTATCGAAGAAAAAGCTGCCCATTTACTGTACTTTGTGGTTAAAAACCATTCATTTTCTGATGGCAATAAAAGAATTGCGGCTTATCTGTTTGTATGGTTTTTAGATAGAAACAATATTTTATTTACCAAGTATGGTAGTAAGGTTATCCCTGATAATGCATTAGTTGCATTAACGTTATTAATAGCTGAAAGCAACCCCAATGAAAAAGATATGATGATTAAAGTAATCGTTAACCTTATTTCTAGAACATCAACCGAATGA
- a CDS encoding DUF3024 domain-containing protein has protein sequence MTKNTLDINESTIKRFVASIRPEDLKIRKQLDYGYTYDGKTAILYAIRPVWNNPNEIQNIEFAKIRFYKSRKEWNLYWMRANGNWEIYEPFPKSSHLEKLIDVVKEDKHGCFFG, from the coding sequence ATGACAAAAAATACATTAGACATCAACGAATCGACCATAAAAAGATTTGTAGCATCAATACGACCGGAAGATTTAAAAATTCGTAAACAACTTGATTACGGTTATACTTATGATGGTAAAACAGCTATACTTTATGCAATCCGACCAGTTTGGAATAACCCTAATGAAATTCAAAATATAGAATTTGCAAAAATCCGATTTTATAAGTCACGTAAAGAATGGAATCTATACTGGATGCGTGCAAATGGAAACTGGGAAATTTATGAACCATTTCCAAAATCATCTCATTTAGAAAAGTTGATTGATGTAGTGAAAGAAGACAAACATGGCTGTTTCTTTGGGTAG
- a CDS encoding DUF6730 family protein, which produces MAKLEEIAELLTEEIQGFNAAIEKLEKLSKQLSNVQVKADSSQIQFVLKEHLRKMEQYDLYNKGELKGIHAIITKARVIPKWMIVLFYTITALLLLSVGYSFYQRHQNQKTQDEMKSLKIHFNRFLKEVPEADAHYKAWINKKEPKAK; this is translated from the coding sequence ATGGCAAAACTAGAAGAAATAGCAGAATTGTTAACCGAAGAAATACAAGGGTTTAATGCAGCTATTGAGAAGCTTGAAAAACTTTCAAAACAACTATCGAATGTACAGGTAAAGGCAGATAGTTCTCAGATTCAATTTGTATTAAAGGAACATCTTAGAAAGATGGAACAATACGATCTTTATAACAAAGGTGAATTAAAAGGTATTCATGCAATTATTACAAAAGCAAGGGTCATACCTAAATGGATGATTGTGTTATTCTATACGATAACTGCTTTACTCTTGTTATCGGTTGGATATAGCTTTTATCAGCGGCACCAAAATCAAAAAACACAAGATGAAATGAAATCGCTTAAAATACATTTTAATCGATTTCTAAAAGAGGTTCCGGAAGCTGACGCTCATTATAAAGCCTGGATTAATAAAAAAGAACCAAAAGCAAAATAG
- a CDS encoding relaxase/mobilization nuclease domain-containing protein codes for MIGKGQSIAHTGASMQYGWNQEKEAEVVYKQHLCGENPKEITKEFQVVQQTNNRCKKNTLSFVISPTVEDGKTLRKKELARITEKFVENMRLKERQAIAFVHRDKQHLHIHLYVNRIDFKGQTYNDSFIGKRSQQAAEKTAQELGLTTVREVQQQKEQSLKHIRDQIRQIHEKVMHNKRPKDFDQYIKQMQKHKVKVIPFINKSNQLQGFRFEYKAHNLKGSEVHRSMTGSKLTLAISNHNQRGLKMVKDNSIKLLGKTTLLSPNIATKLAEKTLKQLIKKAIDTGIGY; via the coding sequence ATGATAGGTAAAGGACAATCCATAGCACATACCGGGGCATCCATGCAATATGGATGGAACCAAGAAAAGGAAGCAGAGGTTGTTTACAAGCAACATCTTTGCGGAGAGAATCCGAAAGAAATCACCAAAGAGTTTCAGGTCGTTCAACAAACCAATAATAGATGTAAAAAGAACACCTTGAGTTTTGTTATAAGTCCCACTGTTGAAGATGGTAAAACGTTGCGTAAAAAGGAGCTTGCCAGAATTACCGAGAAGTTCGTGGAAAATATGAGACTTAAAGAGCGGCAGGCCATTGCTTTTGTACATCGAGATAAACAACACCTTCACATTCATTTGTACGTAAATAGAATCGATTTTAAAGGACAGACCTACAATGACAGCTTTATTGGCAAAAGAAGTCAGCAGGCGGCTGAAAAGACCGCTCAGGAGTTGGGGCTGACCACCGTAAGGGAAGTGCAGCAACAAAAGGAACAATCCTTAAAACACATTCGAGATCAAATCAGGCAGATTCATGAAAAAGTGATGCACAATAAGCGACCTAAAGATTTTGATCAATACATCAAACAGATGCAAAAGCATAAAGTGAAGGTCATTCCCTTCATTAACAAATCAAATCAATTACAAGGGTTCCGGTTTGAGTATAAGGCACATAATCTTAAAGGAAGTGAGGTCCATCGAAGTATGACTGGCAGTAAACTAACCCTAGCCATTTCTAATCATAATCAAAGAGGGTTAAAAATGGTAAAGGATAATAGTATTAAACTACTAGGAAAGACAACATTGTTATCTCCCAACATAGCTACTAAACTGGCTGAAAAGACATTAAAGCAACTCATTAAAAAAGCAATCGATACAGGAATCGGGTATTAA
- the mbpA gene encoding mobilization protein MbpA codes for MAKSRKKIKTTYIKFRCSRFEKRLLQVKAKRANLSLSAYCRMVALDDKIVERFTDQQIEIYKTLLQYHHNFKRIGNMFKKRNPKLQQEVYQLAEEIKHHLMSFKK; via the coding sequence ATGGCTAAATCTAGAAAAAAAATAAAGACTACTTATATCAAATTTCGGTGTTCCCGATTTGAGAAAAGGCTCTTGCAGGTAAAAGCCAAGAGAGCCAATTTAAGTCTGAGCGCCTATTGCCGGATGGTGGCTCTGGATGATAAGATTGTAGAGCGGTTTACCGATCAGCAGATAGAAATTTACAAAACGCTCCTACAGTATCACCACAACTTTAAACGCATTGGAAATATGTTTAAAAAACGGAACCCTAAGCTACAACAGGAAGTCTATCAATTGGCAGAGGAGATTAAACACCATTTAATGAGTTTTAAAAAATGA
- a CDS encoding toprim domain-containing protein encodes MKKEILNCEKARSICIVQTLAKLGHFPNRKSEKEAWFLSPLRSETQASFKVSLKLNRWYDHGAGIGGNVIDLVCLIKQCSIKEALHLLNDESIPFTTEAPVSYPDNSGIEILSVKKLQHPALLDYLKSRGIDYKIASRYCYEVNYTCKGKKYFAIGLQNRSGGYELRNKFYKNGSSPKDISLFKTNQTSLIICEGLFDLLSLLSYSPTLATIHDFLVLNSVAYIKRTTKLLTDYKAIYLYLDRDNAGRKATQYLLTQNPHCKDMSNLYEGFNDLNDWWLFQKQQSG; translated from the coding sequence ATGAAAAAAGAAATATTAAATTGTGAAAAAGCCCGTAGTATTTGCATCGTGCAAACACTTGCTAAACTAGGGCACTTTCCCAATAGAAAATCGGAGAAAGAAGCTTGGTTTCTAAGTCCACTACGGTCAGAAACCCAAGCCTCTTTCAAAGTGTCATTAAAATTAAATCGGTGGTATGATCATGGAGCAGGTATTGGTGGTAATGTAATAGACCTGGTATGCCTTATTAAACAATGCTCGATTAAAGAAGCGCTACATCTTCTAAATGATGAAAGCATTCCTTTTACCACTGAGGCGCCAGTATCATATCCTGATAATAGCGGTATAGAAATATTATCAGTAAAAAAGTTACAACACCCTGCCCTACTGGACTATTTAAAATCAAGAGGGATTGACTATAAGATAGCCAGCCGTTATTGCTATGAAGTAAACTACACATGTAAGGGTAAAAAGTATTTTGCTATTGGGTTACAAAATAGATCTGGAGGCTATGAACTAAGAAATAAATTCTATAAAAATGGGTCTTCTCCAAAAGATATCAGCCTTTTTAAAACCAACCAAACAAGCCTTATTATATGTGAGGGATTGTTTGACCTGCTTTCTCTTTTATCCTATTCCCCCACCTTAGCAACGATTCATGATTTTTTAGTACTGAACTCTGTGGCTTATATCAAAAGAACAACTAAGCTTTTAACAGATTACAAGGCTATTTATCTCTATCTGGATCGTGATAATGCAGGAAGAAAAGCAACTCAATATTTACTTACACAAAACCCTCATTGTAAGGATATGTCCAATTTATATGAAGGATTTAACGATTTGAATGATTGGTGGTTATTTCAAAAGCAACAATCCGGCTGA
- a CDS encoding primase-helicase family protein: protein MKTIPYIRVGTTYYKLVKAPTISGHFNELLVTWNAHIIKQDHGKDFLSKVPKYDGFTCIPSHIDFKKEHHNFYNIYSPLQSIPKKGSIKNTLSFIDHVFGKQKELGLDYLQLLYLRPTQILPILCLVSKERSTGKSTFLKWLKEIFENNLTYLTNDSFGSQFNADWTNKLLICIDEVLFNKEELTERIKYLSTTNRNKLEAKGKDKREVEFFGKFILCSNNEENFIKIDANETRFWIRKIPSLKKEETNFLELLIQEIPAFLYFLINRKLKTNQATRMWFTSKEIYTPALNKLIKHNRNRVEKELASILLSAMDKFELDSIDICPIDALHILNKTRVRTDLTQLRRLLKKEWKLENQKNSNSYQKITIWSNGEINMEDAKGRYFSVQKQFLTKNFDELMTD from the coding sequence ATGAAAACAATACCATATATAAGGGTGGGTACAACGTATTATAAATTAGTCAAGGCTCCAACCATTTCGGGTCATTTTAATGAATTGCTGGTGACCTGGAACGCACACATCATAAAACAAGATCATGGAAAGGATTTTCTAAGCAAGGTTCCAAAATATGATGGGTTTACCTGTATCCCAAGCCATATCGACTTTAAAAAGGAGCACCATAACTTTTATAATATATACTCTCCACTACAAAGCATTCCAAAAAAGGGAAGTATTAAAAACACATTGTCATTTATTGATCATGTTTTTGGGAAGCAAAAGGAGTTAGGGCTTGATTATTTGCAGCTATTATACCTAAGACCCACACAAATCCTCCCCATACTTTGTTTGGTCTCCAAGGAACGTAGCACCGGAAAAAGTACTTTTTTAAAGTGGTTAAAAGAGATTTTTGAAAACAACCTTACCTATTTGACCAATGATAGTTTCGGAAGTCAGTTTAATGCTGATTGGACCAATAAGTTACTTATCTGCATAGATGAAGTGCTCTTTAATAAGGAGGAACTTACCGAACGCATCAAATACCTAAGCACCACCAATAGGAATAAATTGGAGGCCAAGGGTAAGGACAAAAGAGAGGTTGAGTTCTTCGGAAAATTTATTCTCTGCAGTAATAATGAAGAAAATTTTATCAAAATTGATGCTAATGAAACCCGTTTTTGGATTCGGAAAATACCATCTTTAAAAAAGGAAGAAACAAACTTTTTAGAGCTCCTTATCCAAGAAATCCCTGCTTTTCTTTATTTCCTGATTAACCGCAAACTCAAAACCAATCAGGCTACCCGAATGTGGTTCACCTCAAAAGAGATTTATACTCCGGCGCTCAACAAGTTAATAAAACACAATCGAAACAGGGTGGAAAAAGAACTGGCAAGCATTCTATTGAGTGCTATGGACAAGTTCGAACTTGACTCCATTGACATCTGCCCTATTGATGCTTTGCATATTCTTAATAAAACAAGGGTGAGGACAGATCTTACTCAACTAAGACGGCTGCTGAAAAAAGAATGGAAACTAGAAAATCAGAAAAATTCAAATAGCTATCAAAAGATCACCATTTGGAGTAATGGGGAGATCAATATGGAAGACGCTAAAGGAAGATACTTCTCTGTTCAAAAGCAATTTTTGACTAAAAATTTTGATGAATTGATGACAGATTAG
- a CDS encoding helix-turn-helix transcriptional regulator yields the protein MDNIKLQEKLDRIESLLLGSKKVLTLEEACHYTGISRSYLYKLTSAGIIPHSKPNGKMIFFDIDRLNQWLLRNDRKSKSELQKQALDYVLKKR from the coding sequence ATGGACAACATCAAATTACAAGAGAAACTCGATAGGATTGAAAGTCTCCTATTGGGTTCTAAAAAAGTACTCACTTTGGAAGAGGCTTGTCATTACACTGGTATATCCAGAAGCTACCTTTACAAGCTAACCTCTGCAGGCATCATTCCTCATAGTAAACCCAATGGGAAGATGATATTCTTCGATATTGACCGCCTTAATCAATGGCTATTAAGAAATGATCGCAAATCCAAGTCTGAATTGCAAAAACAGGCATTGGATTATGTCCTGAAAAAACGATAG
- a CDS encoding site-specific integrase → MKIHLRKKKLKSGKTSLYIEFYKGHKTDANGKTKLIRKFEYLNLYIVTNPKTAKDRKKNKEQLELAEQILAIRKAEVYQGKYQFHNKFKDQISFLDYYEQKKEERYENKGNYDNWDAAQKHLKQYCAPHITFADVNIDFIKGFKKHLDTVAVTKSQKKLSQNTKHTYFNKFKACLNAAFEEGYLKENLIKKVKGFAMGESTREYLTSDELQTLSKTPCSIPLLKRAFLFSSLTGIRWSDVNKLKWSEVRDEGNDDSGNSTFRIVFQQKKTDGVEYLYISKQARTILGKRKQPNERVFKGLRYSAHMNLQLLRWCMDAGITKHITFHSARHTNAVLLLENGADIYTVSKRLGHREIRTTEIYAKIIDKKMKEAANLVPKLELLDDIG, encoded by the coding sequence ATGAAAATACATCTTAGAAAAAAGAAGTTAAAATCAGGAAAGACTAGTCTCTATATTGAATTTTATAAAGGACATAAAACCGATGCCAATGGTAAAACTAAACTTATTCGAAAGTTTGAATACCTAAATTTATATATAGTTACCAATCCTAAAACAGCAAAGGACAGGAAGAAGAACAAAGAACAGTTAGAACTTGCTGAGCAGATTTTAGCCATTAGAAAAGCTGAAGTATATCAGGGAAAATATCAATTCCATAATAAATTTAAAGATCAAATTAGTTTTCTAGATTATTATGAGCAGAAGAAAGAAGAACGTTATGAAAATAAAGGTAACTACGATAACTGGGATGCCGCACAAAAACACCTTAAACAGTATTGTGCTCCACATATAACCTTCGCCGATGTAAACATAGATTTCATTAAAGGGTTTAAAAAACATTTAGATACGGTAGCTGTAACCAAAAGTCAAAAAAAACTCTCTCAAAACACTAAGCATACCTATTTTAATAAATTTAAAGCCTGTTTGAATGCAGCTTTTGAAGAAGGTTATTTAAAAGAAAACCTAATTAAAAAGGTGAAGGGTTTTGCAATGGGTGAATCTACCAGAGAATATCTTACCTCTGATGAGTTACAAACCTTATCAAAAACACCATGTTCCATTCCATTATTGAAACGCGCATTTCTTTTTTCATCACTCACTGGAATTAGATGGTCTGACGTTAACAAATTAAAATGGTCAGAAGTCAGAGATGAAGGAAATGATGATTCCGGTAATTCTACATTCAGAATTGTTTTTCAACAGAAGAAAACCGATGGTGTTGAATATTTATATATTTCTAAACAAGCAAGAACTATCCTCGGAAAACGTAAACAACCAAATGAACGAGTATTTAAAGGACTTCGTTATAGCGCGCATATGAATCTTCAATTACTTCGTTGGTGTATGGATGCCGGCATCACTAAACACATTACTTTTCATTCTGCCAGACATACCAATGCAGTACTATTGTTAGAAAATGGTGCAGACATTTATACGGTTTCAAAACGACTTGGTCATCGTGAAATTCGCACAACAGAGATCTATGCTAAAATCATAGACAAGAAAATGAAAGAAGCTGCTAATTTAGTTCCGAAACTGGAATTATTAGATGATATTGGGTAA
- a CDS encoding helix-turn-helix transcriptional regulator — protein MNKIDLEVLKKKEMLSVKEVAILLNCSEKSIYRNIHHGRIKAVNFGKRLTRIKRSDIDNLFD, from the coding sequence ATGAATAAAATTGATTTAGAGGTTTTAAAGAAAAAAGAAATGCTTTCGGTAAAAGAGGTTGCCATACTTTTAAATTGCTCAGAAAAATCAATTTATAGAAATATTCACCATGGACGTATTAAAGCTGTGAATTTTGGTAAAAGACTTACTAGAATAAAGCGATCGGATATTGATAACCTATTTGATTAG
- a CDS encoding helix-turn-helix domain-containing protein produces MSSNIEIIRICEFCHREFVAKTTVTKYCSHRCNSRAYKAKVKDNKIQKSNAETIKIKTQAFENKVQEIELIKTKDFLTVKDITKLINCSRQSVYKMIKSGRLRTINIEMNKIIVERSDLDKLFSYE; encoded by the coding sequence ATGAGTTCAAATATTGAAATAATACGTATTTGTGAGTTTTGCCATAGAGAGTTTGTAGCAAAAACAACCGTGACCAAATATTGTTCTCATAGATGTAATAGTAGAGCGTATAAGGCAAAGGTTAAGGACAATAAAATTCAGAAATCCAATGCCGAAACGATTAAAATTAAAACTCAGGCTTTTGAAAACAAGGTCCAGGAAATCGAACTCATTAAAACAAAAGATTTTTTAACTGTAAAGGATATCACAAAACTTATTAATTGCTCAAGACAGTCTGTATATAAAATGATTAAGTCGGGAAGACTAAGGACAATTAATATTGAAATGAATAAGATTATCGTTGAGCGATCAGATCTTGATAAATTATTTAGCTATGAATAA
- the mnmE gene encoding tRNA uridine-5-carboxymethylaminomethyl(34) synthesis GTPase MnmE: MQSQDNIIALATPGGAGAIAIIRISGNDAVTIVAPFFKSIKNKDLRKQKSHTLHLGHIADGDKVLDEVLVSVFKGPHSYTGENTIEISCHGSPYIQQEIIQLFLRNGCRMADAGEFTLRAFLNGKMDLSQAEAVADLIASDNAASHQIAMQQMRGGFSNEIQKLREELLNFASLIELELDFAEEDVEFADRTQFKILVDKIEHVLKRLIDSFAVGNVIKNGIPIAIVGEPNVGKSTLLNAILNEERAIVSDIAGTTRDTIEDEISIGGVGFRFIDTAGIRETQDVVESIGIKKTFEKIEQSQVVVYLFDSSLPFTNQIDHKQVQVEIEKIKNKFPLKPLVIIANKVDKLDNRQISDLKSQIPDIHFLSAKTGQGVEELTNKLLEFVNTGALRNNETIVTNTRHYDSLLKSLEEIEKVKFGLQDELSGDLLAIDIRQALYHLGEITGEISSDDLLGNIFSNFCIGK, translated from the coding sequence ATGCAATCTCAAGACAATATCATAGCATTAGCCACCCCCGGTGGTGCAGGCGCCATAGCCATTATCCGTATTTCGGGAAACGATGCTGTTACTATTGTAGCTCCGTTCTTTAAATCAATAAAAAATAAAGACCTCAGAAAACAAAAATCGCATACTTTACATCTGGGACACATAGCAGATGGAGATAAGGTGCTGGATGAGGTGCTGGTTTCTGTTTTTAAAGGACCTCACTCCTATACCGGAGAAAATACCATAGAGATCTCATGCCATGGTTCTCCCTATATTCAACAGGAGATCATACAGTTGTTCTTAAGAAACGGATGTAGAATGGCCGATGCCGGAGAATTTACACTAAGGGCATTTTTGAACGGTAAGATGGACTTGAGCCAGGCAGAAGCCGTAGCTGATCTGATTGCTTCTGACAATGCCGCTTCTCATCAAATTGCGATGCAACAAATGCGTGGTGGATTCAGCAATGAGATACAGAAGCTTCGTGAAGAACTTTTAAACTTTGCTTCTCTCATAGAACTGGAGCTCGATTTTGCCGAGGAAGATGTAGAATTTGCGGACCGAACACAATTTAAGATTCTGGTAGATAAAATAGAGCATGTTCTAAAACGCCTGATTGACAGCTTTGCTGTTGGAAATGTAATTAAAAATGGTATCCCGATAGCTATTGTAGGAGAACCTAATGTAGGAAAATCCACATTGTTAAATGCCATACTTAATGAAGAGCGCGCCATTGTTAGCGATATTGCCGGAACTACCCGCGATACCATAGAAGATGAGATATCTATTGGCGGGGTCGGTTTTCGATTTATCGATACCGCCGGAATACGTGAAACCCAAGATGTGGTAGAAAGTATCGGGATCAAAAAAACCTTCGAGAAGATAGAACAATCTCAGGTGGTTGTATATCTTTTTGATAGTTCGCTACCGTTTACGAATCAAATAGACCACAAACAGGTACAGGTAGAAATTGAAAAAATCAAAAATAAATTCCCTTTAAAACCATTGGTAATCATTGCCAATAAGGTTGACAAACTTGACAACCGTCAAATTTCAGATCTCAAGTCTCAAATTCCGGACATACATTTTCTTTCCGCCAAAACCGGACAGGGAGTTGAGGAGCTGACCAATAAGCTTTTAGAATTCGTAAATACAGGCGCTTTACGTAACAATGAGACGATCGTTACCAATACCCGTCACTACGATTCCCTGTTAAAATCCCTTGAAGAAATCGAAAAAGTAAAATTCGGGTTACAAGATGAACTTTCAGGCGACTTGCTAGCAATCGATATCCGCCAGGCTTTATATCACCTTGGTGAAATTACAGGTGAAATATCATCTGATGACCTGTTAGGGAATATTTTTTCGAATTTTTGTATTGGCAAATAG